A region from the Methylocystis iwaonis genome encodes:
- a CDS encoding outer membrane protein, with translation MKKFCLSVAASALMAGSAFAADLPSLKAPPAVAPAAAPLPTWTGFYAGVNAGGTWASDTTATLTQFDGVLVTSAPAKRWGGPQPAPAPGQWAWFSGGQGFAGIGNRSGFIGGGQVGYNYQFYQNFLVGLEADIQGVASGGGDTTLFGVLPLPSGFSVSQFTRLSGSLDYLGTVRGRLGWLVMPTLLLYGTGGFAYGGVTLNASTLQILNPTGQFGAGFSSFSDTATGWTAGGGLEWMFMPNWSAKVEYLYYDLGTIHTFGGAGIAFTPVPTWSFAATTPVVSAPIRGNIVRAGVNYHFNWGSAPVLASF, from the coding sequence ATGAAAAAATTCTGTCTTTCGGTTGCAGCTTCGGCGTTGATGGCGGGCTCCGCCTTTGCGGCGGACCTTCCGTCCCTTAAGGCTCCGCCCGCCGTGGCGCCGGCGGCTGCGCCCTTGCCGACCTGGACAGGTTTCTATGCTGGCGTGAACGCCGGCGGGACATGGGCCTCCGACACAACGGCGACGCTCACGCAGTTCGACGGCGTCCTGGTGACGTCTGCGCCCGCCAAGCGCTGGGGCGGCCCCCAGCCTGCGCCTGCGCCCGGCCAATGGGCCTGGTTCAGCGGCGGCCAGGGATTTGCGGGGATCGGCAACCGTTCCGGCTTCATCGGCGGCGGCCAGGTGGGCTATAATTACCAGTTCTACCAGAACTTCCTCGTGGGCCTGGAGGCGGACATCCAGGGCGTCGCCAGCGGCGGCGGCGACACCACCCTTTTTGGCGTGCTGCCGCTCCCCTCGGGCTTCAGCGTGAGCCAGTTCACGCGGCTTTCAGGCAGCCTCGACTATCTCGGCACGGTGCGTGGTCGCTTGGGCTGGCTCGTCATGCCGACCCTCTTGCTCTATGGCACGGGCGGCTTCGCCTATGGCGGCGTGACCTTGAACGCGAGCACGCTTCAAATCCTCAACCCGACCGGCCAGTTCGGCGCCGGCTTCTCGAGCTTCTCCGACACGGCGACGGGCTGGACGGCGGGCGGCGGCCTCGAATGGATGTTCATGCCAAACTGGTCCGCAAAGGTCGAATATCTCTATTACGACCTGGGCACGATCCACACCTTCGGCGGCGCAGGCATCGCTTTCACGCCGGTTCCCACTTGGAGCTTTGCAGCGACAACGCCTGTGGTCTCCGCGCCCATCCGCGGCAATATCGTGCGCGCGGGCGTGAACTACCATTTCAACTGGGGCTCGGCGCCGGTCCTCGCGAGTTTTTGA
- a CDS encoding DUF5906 domain-containing protein has translation MGKDEIAQAVEGAEILAFPGARKATRAEGGAAAEFEHDRPCSGGGDSEPPKDDASPEEGDGGSGDLIDDMNREWSFVLMGSRAVVMRETPQAPIEDQTRVLSIDAFKAYFQNTFCPVLKRERQEDGSYQTVRRYVSVAPYWLKHARRRTYDGIEFFPDPNNAPGTKGYFNLWRGFSVSPDMETPAKERWKKYFTFQDHVKANICDSNYEIYRWVWHWFAHLVQRPRERIGTAIVLRGKMGTGKTVVGDVIGSLFASHYFLVDDPRYLVGQFNAHMGSCILLQVDEGIWAGDKAAEGRLKGLVTAPKQMIEAKGVDPIRLDNYVRLLFSSNENWVIPAGMDERRFACFDVADHWKEDHGRFAQLYAELNSGGREALLADLLSVDLDAPDAPNLRVIPKTPALLEQKIRSLDPIAAWWLQRLEDGAQTHRAGAWREKVPAAMLFNDYLRTNEKIGVRRKASETEFGIAIRRLVPGVERVRSVEEIEVWDEETLKPVQVTRRVWCLRFPSLAQCKRSFEAALKQEFPWGEAVPEEEAEPDAI, from the coding sequence ATGGGAAAAGACGAAATCGCCCAGGCCGTCGAGGGCGCGGAAATCTTGGCCTTCCCAGGGGCGCGCAAGGCGACGCGGGCGGAGGGCGGAGCCGCTGCCGAGTTTGAGCATGATCGGCCGTGTAGTGGTGGCGGCGACTCCGAGCCACCCAAAGATGACGCGTCGCCAGAAGAGGGGGACGGCGGATCGGGCGATTTAATTGACGATATGAATCGTGAGTGGAGCTTCGTTTTGATGGGCTCCCGTGCCGTCGTGATGCGTGAAACGCCTCAGGCGCCGATCGAGGATCAGACGCGAGTTCTGTCAATCGACGCGTTCAAAGCGTATTTTCAGAACACGTTCTGTCCCGTCCTCAAGCGGGAGCGACAGGAAGACGGCTCCTATCAGACCGTCCGTCGCTATGTGTCCGTCGCGCCCTATTGGCTCAAGCACGCGCGCCGGCGCACCTATGATGGCATCGAGTTTTTCCCCGATCCGAACAATGCGCCGGGGACGAAGGGCTATTTCAATTTGTGGCGAGGTTTCTCTGTCTCGCCGGACATGGAGACGCCTGCCAAAGAGCGTTGGAAGAAATATTTCACCTTCCAGGATCACGTGAAGGCGAACATCTGCGATAGCAACTACGAAATCTATCGCTGGGTCTGGCACTGGTTCGCCCATCTCGTGCAACGGCCACGCGAGCGCATCGGCACGGCGATCGTGTTGCGCGGCAAGATGGGCACTGGCAAGACCGTCGTCGGCGACGTCATCGGCTCGCTCTTCGCCTCGCACTATTTTCTCGTCGACGATCCGCGTTACCTCGTCGGCCAGTTCAACGCCCATATGGGCTCTTGCATTCTGCTGCAGGTGGATGAGGGCATTTGGGCCGGCGACAAGGCGGCGGAAGGTCGGCTGAAGGGCCTCGTCACCGCGCCCAAGCAGATGATCGAAGCCAAGGGCGTCGATCCAATACGGCTAGACAATTACGTCCGTCTGCTCTTCTCATCGAATGAAAACTGGGTGATCCCCGCTGGCATGGATGAGCGCCGCTTCGCCTGCTTTGATGTCGCGGACCATTGGAAGGAAGATCACGGACGTTTTGCGCAGCTTTACGCCGAGCTCAATAGCGGCGGGAGAGAGGCGTTGTTGGCCGATTTGCTGTCGGTCGATCTCGACGCGCCGGATGCTCCCAACCTGCGAGTGATCCCGAAAACACCGGCGCTGCTCGAACAGAAAATTCGGTCACTCGATCCGATCGCGGCCTGGTGGCTTCAGCGCCTCGAAGATGGCGCGCAGACGCATCGTGCGGGGGCCTGGCGCGAGAAGGTGCCGGCTGCAATGCTCTTCAATGATTATCTCCGCACGAACGAAAAGATTGGTGTGCGGCGAAAGGCGAGCGAGACAGAATTCGGAATAGCGATTCGCCGCTTGGTGCCTGGCGTCGAGCGCGTGCGCTCCGTCGAAGAAATCGAGGTCTGGGACGAAGAGACGCTAAAGCCCGTCCAGGTCACGCGGCGCGTATGGTGCTTGCGTTTTCCGTCTCTCGCGCAGTGCAAGAGGAGTTTCGAGGCGGCGCTGAAGCAGGAATTTCCATGGGGCGAAGCCGTGCCCGAGGAAGAAGCGGAGCCCGACGCGATCTGA
- a CDS encoding TadE/TadG family type IV pilus assembly protein: MMRLYAQTASGALFALRTLFDHSGRSIAGVMSIELALILPALALCIICVADLGLGIYRKMQVQSAAQAGAEYAAVHGYDQNGTTNAILAATSYSGVSAAPQPQLYCGCASATGVVAAACGSICASGSAAGQFVQASASATYQTVLAYPLLPKSFALTAQSTVRIK, translated from the coding sequence ATGATGCGTCTTTACGCGCAAACGGCGAGCGGCGCGCTATTCGCTCTTCGGACTTTGTTCGACCACAGCGGGCGGTCGATCGCGGGGGTAATGAGCATAGAGCTCGCGCTCATCCTTCCGGCGCTTGCCCTTTGCATCATCTGCGTCGCGGATCTGGGTCTCGGGATCTACCGAAAGATGCAGGTGCAATCAGCCGCGCAAGCCGGCGCCGAATATGCCGCCGTGCATGGCTACGATCAGAACGGAACGACCAACGCCATTCTCGCCGCCACGAGCTATTCGGGGGTCAGCGCCGCTCCGCAGCCGCAGCTCTATTGCGGTTGCGCCTCGGCGACCGGTGTTGTGGCGGCCGCCTGCGGCTCGATTTGCGCCTCCGGTTCGGCAGCCGGTCAGTTCGTGCAGGCGTCGGCGAGCGCGACCTACCAGACCGTCCTTGCCTATCCGCTGCTTCCCAAAAGCTTCGCCCTCACGGCTCAATCGACGGTGCGCATCAAATGA
- a CDS encoding TadE/TadG family type IV pilus assembly protein, whose product MISKKFLDNVSGVAAVEFAFTAPLFLLGLLATFQLGMWMWTQVGLQHGAEMAARCATINPAVCSSPAAIQQFAVGQAFGLNLPATTFSFSQSSCGNLVSASYAFPNFAPYLNLPSFDIRASSCFPV is encoded by the coding sequence ATGATTTCCAAAAAATTCCTCGATAATGTCTCTGGCGTCGCCGCCGTTGAATTCGCTTTCACGGCGCCGCTGTTTCTGCTCGGTCTGTTGGCGACCTTTCAGCTCGGCATGTGGATGTGGACGCAAGTCGGATTGCAGCACGGGGCCGAAATGGCCGCGCGATGCGCGACCATTAATCCGGCGGTCTGCAGCTCGCCCGCCGCGATCCAGCAGTTCGCAGTCGGTCAGGCTTTCGGTCTGAACCTTCCCGCTACGACCTTCTCGTTCAGCCAGTCATCCTGCGGCAATCTCGTTTCGGCGAGCTACGCCTTCCCGAATTTCGCGCCCTATTTGAACCTGCCGAGTTTCGACATCCGTGCGTCGTCCTGCTTCCCCGTGTGA
- a CDS encoding retron St85 family effector protein, whose translation MPFIEDFDVDRIHVREPFEVILLCGGEYGDINEPVPKSLRDAFLKATPPKSIANRELIQAESITKEYDFFESYPDILIFETDLAQIVDLIILFCESEGSLAELGAFAVMEETLKRLFVVIREKHWKNASFVRLGPLKRIENEVDRSAIQVIADADVGLEERSAAKVDKHKLIELLDGPLERRLSVDRESTTFDPARAGHVIKLIVGLVQEYGALTLAEISLLLEKFEAPRDEKQIKGYLRCAMVVGWLTVISKGSDDYYVQTLSSLAKGVDAATLPMKDGSKETSKPRRRAFIREYWKEKDKIRFAAIQQSARSLASV comes from the coding sequence TTGCCGTTTATCGAAGATTTTGATGTAGATCGCATCCATGTAAGGGAGCCGTTTGAGGTAATACTTCTATGCGGCGGCGAATACGGTGACATAAATGAACCGGTTCCGAAATCACTGCGCGATGCCTTTTTGAAGGCAACTCCTCCGAAGTCCATCGCCAATCGCGAGCTAATACAGGCCGAAAGTATCACTAAGGAGTATGATTTCTTTGAAAGCTATCCAGACATACTAATTTTTGAGACTGACCTCGCGCAAATAGTGGACCTTATAATTTTGTTCTGTGAAAGCGAAGGTAGCCTTGCTGAGTTAGGCGCATTCGCTGTTATGGAAGAGACTCTAAAGCGTTTGTTCGTCGTTATCAGAGAAAAGCATTGGAAGAATGCCTCTTTTGTAAGGCTAGGCCCTCTCAAGCGCATAGAAAATGAGGTTGATCGCAGTGCAATACAAGTAATTGCGGATGCGGACGTTGGCTTAGAAGAGCGATCGGCCGCTAAAGTCGATAAGCATAAATTGATAGAGCTTCTTGATGGGCCTCTAGAGAGGCGCTTAAGTGTCGATCGTGAGTCCACCACGTTCGATCCCGCGCGTGCAGGGCATGTGATAAAGTTAATAGTTGGTCTTGTCCAAGAATACGGCGCGCTTACGTTGGCAGAAATTTCGCTTTTATTAGAGAAATTCGAAGCGCCTAGGGATGAAAAGCAAATAAAAGGCTATCTCAGGTGTGCAATGGTCGTCGGTTGGTTGACGGTAATCTCGAAAGGAAGTGATGATTATTATGTTCAGACCCTTAGCAGCCTTGCGAAGGGGGTGGATGCCGCGACTTTGCCAATGAAGGATGGGTCCAAAGAGACGAGCAAGCCACGTCGACGCGCTTTCATAAGGGAGTATTGGAAGGAAAAGGACAAGATTCGATTTGCAGCAATTCAGCAATCGGCAAGGTCTCTCGCCAGTGTCTAA
- a CDS encoding DUF2905 domain-containing protein — MPRLLILVGIVLIALGLLWLAAERLGLGRLPGDIVFERGNLRVYIPLATSLLLSVILSLIFWLLNR; from the coding sequence ATGCCTAGATTGTTGATTTTGGTCGGGATCGTGCTTATTGCGCTCGGCCTGTTGTGGCTCGCGGCGGAACGTCTGGGCCTCGGGCGCCTGCCCGGCGACATCGTCTTCGAGCGCGGCAATCTGCGCGTCTATATTCCGCTCGCCACGTCGCTGCTGCTGAGCGTCATATTGAGCCTGATCTTTTGGCTCCTCAACCGATAG
- a CDS encoding KilA-N domain-containing protein: protein MTDNKLDFFKVKGRKIAVDGKGRIRLDDIHKAGGFTRQTPYEWGRLATTLSLITFTAEKNTGKSRLLSKDDLLSVFCARRGNLGGVWAHPNLALAYAKYLSPSLHYEVNEVFLRYKAGDATLADEILQHAPAKDNEWAGVRALGRAKRIDLTATLKEHDVTKPLEFARVTNGTYKGLLGKTAKQLRAEKGLSKTASLRDAMNTRDLVFVMASEQLAKERIEDEDSRGVHQCEIAATKSAASIRSAIEADRADRSKRLV, encoded by the coding sequence ATGACTGATAACAAACTCGACTTCTTCAAAGTCAAAGGCCGTAAAATCGCAGTGGATGGAAAAGGGCGCATCCGCCTCGATGACATCCACAAAGCCGGCGGCTTTACGCGACAAACACCCTACGAGTGGGGCAGGCTTGCAACGACGCTCTCGCTTATCACGTTTACGGCAGAAAAAAACACGGGGAAATCCCGTCTCTTGTCAAAAGATGATCTGTTATCAGTGTTTTGCGCTAGACGTGGGAACCTTGGTGGCGTTTGGGCGCATCCAAATCTTGCCCTCGCATACGCTAAGTATCTGAGCCCGTCGCTTCATTACGAAGTCAACGAGGTTTTCCTTCGCTACAAGGCCGGCGACGCAACGCTTGCGGATGAAATCCTCCAGCACGCGCCCGCGAAGGATAACGAATGGGCTGGCGTTCGCGCTCTTGGTCGAGCCAAGCGCATCGATCTAACCGCGACCCTCAAAGAGCACGATGTAACGAAGCCTCTTGAATTCGCTCGCGTTACCAATGGCACATACAAAGGCCTTCTGGGCAAGACCGCCAAACAATTGAGAGCTGAGAAAGGCCTGTCAAAAACCGCCAGTTTACGGGACGCGATGAATACTCGCGACCTTGTGTTCGTCATGGCCTCCGAGCAATTGGCTAAAGAACGGATCGAAGACGAAGACTCGCGCGGCGTTCACCAGTGTGAGATTGCGGCCACCAAAAGTGCTGCGAGTATCCGTAGCGCGATCGAAGCAGACCGCGCCGACCGCAGCAAACGCCTCGTCTAG
- a CDS encoding nuclear transport factor 2 family protein, translating to MADEARPPLPPFTDETARQKVRLAEDAWNSRDPARVALAYTCDSQWRNRSRFISGRAEIIAFLEAKWAAEQDYRLIKEIWAHQGNRIAVRFAYEYHDASGNWFRAYGNENWEFAENGLVRRRIASINDLPIDEKERKLTFPQGRRPDDFPGLTELGL from the coding sequence ATGGCCGATGAAGCCCGCCCGCCGCTGCCCCCGTTCACCGACGAAACGGCGCGGCAGAAAGTAAGGCTCGCCGAAGACGCCTGGAACAGCAGGGACCCGGCGCGCGTGGCCTTGGCCTATACCTGCGACAGCCAGTGGCGGAATCGGTCGCGATTCATTTCGGGCCGCGCGGAAATCATCGCCTTTCTCGAAGCCAAATGGGCGGCCGAACAAGACTACCGGTTGATCAAGGAGATCTGGGCGCATCAGGGCAATCGCATCGCCGTGCGCTTCGCCTATGAATATCACGACGCGTCCGGCAACTGGTTTCGCGCCTATGGCAACGAGAATTGGGAGTTCGCCGAAAACGGGCTCGTGCGCCGGCGCATCGCCAGCATCAATGATCTGCCGATCGACGAAAAAGAGCGCAAGCTGACCTTCCCGCAAGGGCGTCGTCCCGACGATTTCCCCGGCCTCACCGAACTCGGTCTTTGA
- a CDS encoding DUF4239 domain-containing protein: MHDLLKGFSTMELALIYCVGFAALTVACIFLCRPYSRRWIHGRRNANDMIGFSLQSFAALYGILLGLLAVEAYQDFSSVKDAVSKQALTFATLRHNLDGLPAPVSGALQEDLRDYAVEALETHWPKDVTTPTPTGASPILRRMLGRLLAFQPATKSEELVYGEVFRQVNLLIEQRRLLLSSEGNGIPGAMWAVVYIGAFLFILLMCLFDMEAHVHVLLGATTALFLGAVVFLIAALDNPFRGGVTVDPAPIVEMRDALAHENPPAAAGQRREL; the protein is encoded by the coding sequence ATGCATGATTTGTTAAAAGGTTTTTCGACGATGGAGCTGGCCCTCATTTACTGCGTCGGCTTCGCGGCGCTCACCGTGGCCTGTATCTTCCTGTGTCGGCCCTATTCGCGGCGATGGATTCACGGCCGACGCAACGCCAATGACATGATCGGCTTTTCGCTGCAGAGCTTCGCGGCGCTCTACGGCATTCTGCTCGGCCTGCTCGCCGTCGAGGCCTATCAGGACTTCTCGAGCGTCAAGGACGCCGTTTCGAAGCAGGCGCTCACTTTCGCGACGCTGCGCCACAATCTCGATGGCTTGCCGGCGCCTGTGAGCGGGGCGCTGCAGGAGGATTTGCGCGATTACGCCGTGGAGGCGCTCGAGACCCACTGGCCCAAGGATGTGACGACGCCGACGCCGACCGGCGCGTCGCCGATCTTGCGCCGCATGCTCGGCAGACTCCTCGCATTCCAGCCCGCGACCAAGAGCGAGGAACTCGTTTACGGCGAGGTTTTCCGCCAGGTCAATCTGCTCATCGAGCAGCGCCGCCTCCTGCTGTCGAGCGAAGGCAACGGCATTCCGGGCGCGATGTGGGCCGTCGTTTATATCGGCGCCTTTCTCTTCATTCTGCTCATGTGCCTCTTCGATATGGAGGCGCATGTGCATGTCTTGCTGGGGGCGACCACCGCGCTCTTTCTCGGCGCCGTCGTCTTTCTGATTGCCGCGCTCGATAATCCGTTCCGGGGCGGCGTCACTGTCGACCCCGCGCCCATCGTCGAAATGCGCGACGCGCTGGCGCATGAGAATCCCCCCGCCGCGGCGGGCCAGCGGCGAGAACTCTGA
- a CDS encoding retron St85 family RNA-directed DNA polymerase gives MSELDVRVIVTTAPVRYKRYSIEKRNGGERIISQPAKEVKYLQRIFVEEFLTKLPVHSAAKAYREGLSIRSNAEVHAESGAILKFDFSNFFPSIRSDDWSLYCKKNSVFDEDEDIYLSSMLLFSRTSYGSLLRLAIGAPSSPALSNILMFDFDSLITEEMKKDKVNYTRYADDLTFSAKRVGNLSGVERALRRTIKEVSFPRLRLNEDKTVLATKKYRRVVTGLVLSDAGTVSLGRDRKREIRAAVHHYTMGRLDSKEISRLGGMLAFVKAVEPDFLLRLSEKFGQGTIKRIKTGQPPQRPLHAQADSSF, from the coding sequence ATGAGTGAACTGGATGTACGAGTAATTGTCACCACGGCACCCGTGCGCTACAAAAGATATTCTATAGAAAAGAGAAATGGTGGCGAGCGGATAATATCTCAGCCTGCTAAAGAGGTGAAATATCTCCAGCGTATTTTCGTTGAAGAATTTTTGACAAAACTTCCGGTGCACAGCGCGGCAAAAGCGTATCGAGAAGGCCTGTCCATTCGAAGCAACGCGGAAGTTCACGCTGAATCCGGTGCTATACTTAAATTTGACTTTTCGAATTTCTTTCCGTCGATCCGATCGGATGATTGGTCGCTTTACTGTAAGAAAAATAGTGTATTCGATGAAGACGAAGATATATATCTAAGTTCCATGTTATTGTTTAGTCGCACTAGTTATGGGTCGCTCTTGAGATTGGCGATAGGCGCTCCATCGTCGCCGGCTCTTTCTAATATTCTAATGTTCGACTTTGACAGCCTGATAACAGAGGAAATGAAAAAAGATAAGGTAAATTACACGCGCTATGCAGATGATCTAACTTTCTCTGCCAAGCGGGTTGGTAATCTATCTGGTGTTGAACGTGCGTTGCGTAGAACTATAAAGGAGGTATCTTTTCCAAGATTGCGGTTAAATGAAGATAAAACTGTTCTTGCAACCAAGAAATACCGAAGAGTTGTTACCGGATTGGTTCTTTCGGACGCGGGGACTGTGTCGCTCGGACGCGATCGCAAGCGGGAAATTCGCGCAGCCGTCCACCATTACACGATGGGCCGGCTTGATTCTAAAGAAATATCTCGCCTCGGTGGTATGCTGGCTTTTGTCAAGGCAGTCGAGCCTGATTTTCTATTGAGGCTTTCTGAAAAATTTGGTCAAGGTACTATCAAGCGGATCAAAACCGGTCAGCCTCCCCAGCGTCCTCTACATGCGCAGGCTGACAGTTCCTTCTAG
- a CDS encoding IS1595 family transposase, with translation MANDLSNPIFHDEDAARAWLEARVWPNGPVCPHCKAENHATLMKGKSHRAGLYQCNACLKPFTVTVGTLYESSKVPLHTWLAVTFLMMSSKKGMSALQISRMIGRPYKTVWFMCHRIRESFRNDAATPFGGPNTPVEADETFVGGKAKNRAFKEPAPKKAVLSLIDREKGQVRSFHVPNVTAKTLKPIIAKNVEAASVLMTDEAPVYSGIGKRFDAHHTVNHSANEYVRLGSYIHINTAESFFSIVKRGIIGSYHHVSEAHLHRYMLEFDYRYNTRSTRDFDRMAGSIPGIVGKRLMYRRAGEAGPL, from the coding sequence ATGGCCAACGACCTTTCCAACCCGATTTTCCATGACGAAGACGCCGCTCGCGCTTGGTTGGAAGCACGGGTTTGGCCGAACGGCCCGGTTTGCCCCCATTGCAAGGCGGAGAACCACGCCACCCTTATGAAGGGCAAGAGCCATCGCGCGGGCCTCTACCAGTGCAACGCCTGCCTTAAGCCGTTCACCGTCACCGTTGGCACGCTTTACGAAAGCTCAAAGGTGCCGCTGCATACGTGGCTGGCCGTCACCTTCCTGATGATGTCTTCAAAGAAGGGCATGAGCGCCCTTCAAATCAGCCGCATGATCGGCCGCCCCTACAAGACGGTCTGGTTCATGTGCCATCGCATCCGCGAGAGCTTCCGCAATGACGCTGCCACGCCGTTCGGCGGCCCGAACACGCCGGTTGAAGCCGATGAAACCTTCGTCGGCGGCAAGGCGAAGAACCGCGCCTTTAAGGAACCCGCCCCCAAGAAGGCCGTTCTCTCCCTTATCGACCGCGAGAAAGGCCAAGTCCGCTCGTTCCATGTGCCGAACGTGACCGCCAAGACGCTGAAGCCCATCATCGCGAAGAACGTCGAGGCGGCTTCCGTGCTCATGACCGATGAAGCGCCGGTTTATAGCGGCATTGGCAAGCGTTTCGATGCCCACCACACGGTCAACCATTCCGCCAACGAGTATGTCCGCCTTGGTTCCTACATCCACATCAACACAGCCGAGAGCTTCTTCAGCATCGTGAAGCGCGGCATCATCGGCTCGTATCATCACGTTTCCGAGGCGCACCTTCACCGCTACATGCTCGAATTCGATTACCGCTACAACACGCGCTCTACGCGCGATTTCGACCGTATGGCCGGGAGCATCCCCGGCATTGTCGGAAAGCGCTTGATGTATCGGCGCGCTGGTGAAGCAGGCCCACTTTAA
- a CDS encoding helix-turn-helix domain-containing protein, whose product MAKFSCSPKRWFRRWLRDMKSKRGYFLEAINRYVNAKREHGFEMNAIQCKMARVATGLGIRELAQLAQVAPNTISRLEAGEELKPRTIAAIQAALEAAGVEFLPENGGGAGVRLKKS is encoded by the coding sequence ATGGCAAAATTCTCCTGTTCACCGAAACGTTGGTTTCGCCGTTGGTTACGTGATATGAAATCGAAACGAGGCTACTTTTTAGAGGCCATTAATCGATACGTCAACGCCAAAAGAGAGCATGGTTTCGAAATGAATGCGATCCAGTGCAAAATGGCCCGGGTTGCGACTGGGCTTGGCATACGAGAGTTGGCACAATTGGCTCAGGTAGCGCCCAATACGATCTCGCGTTTGGAAGCAGGCGAAGAGCTAAAGCCCCGCACAATTGCCGCCATACAGGCCGCGCTTGAAGCGGCCGGCGTCGAATTCCTACCCGAAAACGGCGGCGGCGCAGGCGTTCGACTAAAAAAATCCTAG
- a CDS encoding pilus assembly protein TadG-related protein, with protein sequence MRQYLRNATALAFGAFAGDTAGSYVVLAALSMPVIIGSVSLGAEVGLWYYKHQLMQSAADSAALSAAAAAALGESNLTTQAAAIASSYGVAPGTNGVTLALNTPPLSGPNRATAGALEIVLQGPQPRFFSQFFSSQPLAVAARAVAVSGHPGCVLSLNASASSAINLQGTNTVALNNCSLYGNSSSGAALNVGGSATLSAMYAAVVGGISGASNITTMLGMKSGASAAADPYANAAYPPFSGCDYNNFTTSITQTMAPGVYCGGMTFKAGANVTLSPGVYYLDQGSFQAAGQSTIQGAGVTLVFTSSTGKNYATATSTGGATINLTAPTTGPLAGVVIFGDRGMPTSTSFKFAGNGDQVFGGAVYLPKGALSFSGGTGGANNCTQLIADTINFVGVSNLAINCGAYGTKQMSNLASLVE encoded by the coding sequence TTGCGACAATATCTCCGCAATGCCACTGCTTTGGCGTTCGGCGCATTCGCCGGGGACACTGCTGGGTCTTATGTCGTCCTCGCCGCTCTCTCGATGCCTGTCATCATCGGCAGCGTCAGTCTCGGGGCGGAAGTTGGGCTCTGGTATTACAAGCATCAGCTCATGCAGAGCGCGGCCGACTCCGCCGCGCTCAGCGCTGCGGCGGCGGCCGCTCTCGGCGAGAGCAATCTCACGACGCAAGCCGCGGCCATTGCGTCCTCCTATGGCGTTGCGCCGGGAACGAACGGGGTCACGCTCGCCCTCAACACGCCGCCGCTCTCCGGCCCCAATCGGGCGACCGCGGGCGCTTTAGAGATCGTCCTGCAAGGGCCCCAGCCGCGTTTCTTTTCGCAGTTTTTCAGTTCGCAGCCTCTCGCCGTTGCAGCGCGCGCCGTCGCGGTGAGCGGCCATCCGGGCTGCGTCCTATCCTTGAACGCGAGCGCGAGCAGCGCGATCAATCTTCAAGGGACCAACACGGTCGCTCTGAACAATTGCAGCCTCTACGGTAATTCCAGCAGCGGCGCGGCGCTCAACGTCGGCGGCTCCGCCACGCTCTCAGCGATGTACGCCGCGGTCGTCGGCGGCATATCCGGCGCGTCGAATATCACGACCATGCTGGGCATGAAGTCCGGCGCATCCGCTGCCGCGGACCCTTACGCCAATGCGGCCTATCCGCCGTTCTCAGGCTGCGACTACAACAATTTCACGACAAGCATCACGCAAACTATGGCCCCGGGCGTCTACTGCGGCGGCATGACGTTCAAAGCCGGCGCGAATGTCACGCTGTCTCCGGGCGTTTATTATCTCGATCAGGGAAGCTTTCAGGCGGCCGGCCAGTCAACCATTCAGGGCGCGGGCGTCACGCTGGTTTTCACGTCCAGCACGGGAAAAAACTACGCCACCGCGACATCGACGGGCGGGGCGACCATCAATCTCACCGCGCCGACGACGGGTCCGCTGGCGGGCGTCGTCATTTTCGGCGATCGCGGAATGCCGACATCGACGAGCTTCAAATTCGCCGGCAATGGCGACCAGGTCTTTGGCGGCGCCGTCTATCTGCCGAAAGGCGCGCTCTCCTTTTCCGGCGGCACGGGCGGCGCGAATAATTGCACCCAGCTCATCGCCGACACCATCAATTTCGTCGGCGTCTCGAACCTCGCCATCAACTGCGGCGCCTATGGGACGAAGCAAATGTCCAATCTCGCGTCGCTCGTGGAGTGA